A single region of the Brachypodium distachyon strain Bd21 chromosome 3, Brachypodium_distachyon_v3.0, whole genome shotgun sequence genome encodes:
- the LOC100843797 gene encoding phytosulfokine receptor 1: MDFSSKLTETIDFRKKFGSSLVKCIHNHKSKPEHAAPCYVVLLSHTSPLSLHRHHCCLGCKRSGGLLYAPKCLRYHTVAPEKTKQEPLFLAQHHHYSSCFYGAFVDATRHHMAMLLLLLPLVVCAGLSAGVSSWAVPNKTSEAANCCAWLGVTCDDGGRVIGLDLQRRYLKGELTLSLTQLDQLQWLNLSNNNLHGAIPASLVQLHRLQQLDVSNNELSGKFPVNVSLPVIEVFNISFNSFSGTHPTLHGSTQLTVFDAGYNMFAGRIDSSICEASGMLRVIRFTSNLFAGDFPAGFGNCTKLEELSVELNGISGRLPDDLFMLKYLKNLSLQENQLADRMSPRFGNLSSLAQLDISFNSFYGHLPNVFGSLGKLEYFSAQSNLFRGPLPVSLAHSSSLKMLYLRNNSLNGNINLNCSAMAQLGSLDLGTNKFTGTIDSLSDCHHLRSLNLGTNNLSGEIPVGFSKLQVLTYISLSNNSFTNVPSALSVLQNCPSLTSLVLTKNFGDGNALPMTGIDGFHNIQVFVIANSHLSGAIPPWLANFAELKVLDLSWNQLAGNIPAWIGGLEFLFYVDLSNNSLTGEIPNNFSSMKGLLTCNSSQQSTETDYFPFFIKRNKTGKGLQYNQVSRLPPSLILSHNKLTGVILPGFGSLKNLYVLDLGNNHITGIIPDELSGMSSLESLDLSHNNLTGSIPSSLTNLNFLSSFTVAYNNLTGTVPTRGQFSTFASSDYEGNPRLCGSRFGLAQCHSSHAPIMSATENGKNKGLILGTAIGISLGAALALSVSVVFVMKRSFRRQDHTVKAVADTDGALELAPASLVLLFQNKDDDKAYTISDILKSTNNFDQANIIGCGGFGLVYKATLPDGAKIAIKRLSGGFGQMEREFKAEVETLSKAKHRNLVLLQGYCRVGSDRLLIYSYMENGSLDYWLHEKPDGPPKLSWQRRLQIAKGAARGLAYLHLSCQPHILHRDIKSSNILLDENFEAQLADFGLARLICPYDTHVTTDLVGTLGYIPPEYGQSSVATFKGDVYSFGIVLLELLTGKRPVDMCKPKGARELVSWVIHMKGENREADVLDRAMYEKKYEIQMMKMIDIACLCISESPKLRPLSHELVLWIDTIDTSGEAIN, encoded by the exons ATGGATTTTTCTAGCAAGTTGACAGAGACAATCGATTTCCGCAAGAAATTTGGGTCTTCCTTGGTTAAGTGCATACACAATCATAAGTCAAAACCAGAGCACGCAGCTCCCTGCTACGTTGTCCTACTGTCTCACACctcacctctctctctccaccgccaccattgttgcTTGGGGTGCAAGCGCTCAGGAGGCCTGCTTTACGCACCAAAATGTCTTAGATATCACACAGTAGCTCCTGAAAAGACTAAACAAGAacctctcttccttgctcaGCACCATCACTATAGCTCTTGCTTCTATGGAGCATTTGTTGATGCAACGCGCCACCACATGGCcatgctgcttcttcttcttcctctggtTGTCTGTGCAG GTCTCAGCGCAGGCGTCAGCAGCTGGGCGGTCCCAAACAAAACCTCTGAAGCAGCTAACTGCTGTGCTTGGCTGGGTGTGACGTGCGATGATGGCGGCCGGGTCATCGGGCTGGACCTCCAGCGCAGGTACCTGAAGGGCGAGCTGACACTTTCGCTCACACAGCTGGACCAGCTCCAGTGGCTCAACCTCTCCAACAACAACCTCCATGGTGCCATCCCGGCATCCCTTGTTCAGCTCCATAGGCTGCAGCAGCTCGACGTAAGCAACAACGAGCTCTCAGGCAAATTCCCAGTCAACGTGTCACTTCCGGTGATTGAGGTCTTCAACATATCCTTCAACTCGTTCAGCGGCACTCATCCCACACTCCATGGTTCAACGCAGCTCACAGTGTTCGACGCAGGGTACAATATGTTTGCTGGGAGAATTGATTCAAGCATCTGTGAGGCGTCAGGAATGCTCCGTGTGATCCGATTTACATCGAATCTCTTTGCTGGGGATTTCCCAGCAGGTTTTGGGAACTGCACAAAGCTTGAGGAGTTATCTGTAGAGCTCAACGGCATCTCCGGGAGATTGCCAGATGACCTATTCATGCTGAAATATCTAAAGAACCTGTCTCTGCAGGAGAATCAGCTGGCTGACCGGATGAGCCCAAGGTTTGGCAATCTGTCCAGCCTTGCACAGCTGGACATTTCTTTCAATTCATTCTATGGACACCTTCCAAATGTTTTTGGTAGCCTTGGCAAGCTGGAGTACTTCTCTGCACAGTCCAACCTCTTCAGGGGCCCACTGCCTGTCTCCCTGGCTCATTCATCATCGCTGAAGATGCTGTACTTGAGGAACAATTCACTGAATGGAAATATCAATCTCAATTGCTCAGCGATGGCACAACTGGGCTCACTTGACCTTGGAACAAATAAGTTCACTGGTACAATTGATAGTTTGTCAGATTGCCATCATCTCAGAAGCCTGAATCTTGGCACCAATAACCTCAGTGGTGAAATCCCAGTTGGCTTCAGCAAGCTTCAGGTTTTAACCTACATCTCACTTTCGAACAATAGCTTCACGAATGTTCCATCAGCATTATCTGTCCTTCAAAACTGTCCAAGCCTAACAAGCCTTGTGCTGACAAAGAACTTCGGTGATGGGAATGCCTTGCCGATGACTGGAATAGATGGCTTTCATAACATCCAAGTGTTTGTCATTGCTAACAGCCATCTTTCAGGAGCAATACCGCCATGGCTGGCTAATTTCGCAGAATTGAAGGTGCTAGATTTATCCTGGAACCAATTGGCTGGCAACATTCCTGCATGGATTGGTGGTCTTGAGTTTTTGTTCTATGTGGATCTTTCTAACAATTCACTAACTGGAGAAATTCCAAACAATTTTTCAAGCATGAAGGGCCTTCTCACATGCAACAGCTCGCAGCAATCCACGGAGACTGattattttcctttcttcataaaaaggaacaaaacaGGCAAAGGGTTGCAGTACAATCAGGTTAGCAGGCTCCCGCCCTCTCTAATTCTCAGCCATAACAAGCTCACCGGTGTCATATTGCCGGGATTTGGAAGCCTCAAAAACCTGTATGTCTTGGACCTCGGTAACAACCATATTACTGGGATCATTCCTGATGAGCTATCAGGCATGTCAAGCTTAGAATCCTTGGATTTGTCACATAACAATCTTACTGGAAGCATTCCCTCTTCGTTAACAAACCTGAATTTTCTATCAAGCTTTACAGTGGCATACAATAATCTAACGGGCACAGTTCCAACAAGAGGGCAATTCTCAACGTTCGCAAGTTCTGATTATGAGGGGAACCCCAGACTCTGCGGTAGCCGCTTTGGCTTAGCCCAATGTCATTCGAGTCATGCTCCCATCATGTCTGCAACCGAAAATGGGAAGAACAAGGGTCTCATATTAGGAACAGCTATTGGTATTTCACTTGGAGCAGCATTGGCTTTGTCCGTTTCTGTTGTATTTGTGATGAAGAGAAGCTTCAGGAGGCAGGATCATACAGTGAAGGCTGTTGCAGATACAGATGGAGCCCTGGAGTTGGCACCAGCCTCACTGGTTCTTCTGTTTCAGAACAAGGATGATGACAAGGCATATACTATCAGTGACATCTTGAAATCTACAAATAACTTTGATCAGGCTAACATCATTGGCTGTGGTGGCTTTGGTCTAGTGTACAAGGCAACATTACCAGATGGTGCAAAGATTGCCATCAAAAGACTATCAGGTGGTTTTGGCCAGATGGAGCGGGAGTTCAAAGCAGAGGTGGAGACTTTATCAAAAGCCAAGCATCGTAATCTTGTGCTTCTGCAAGGTTACTGCAGGGTTGGCAGTGACAGACTCCTGATATACTCTTACATGGAGAATGGCAGCCTAGATTATTGGCTCCATGAAAAGCCTGATGGCCCTCCAAAATTAAGCTGGCAAAGAAGGCTTCAGATAGCCAAAGGAGCAGCACGAGGTCTGGCGTACCTCCACTTATCATGCCAACCCCATATACTCCACCGTGACATCAAGTCAAGCAACATACTTCTGGATGAAAATTTTGAAGCTCAATTGGCTGATTTTGGGCTTGCTCGACTAATTTGTCCGTATGATACACATGTGACAACTGACCTAGTTGGCACTCTAGGTTACATCCCCCCCGAGTATGGCCAGTCTTCGGTAGCCACTTTCAAAGGTGATGTGTATAGTTTCGGCATTGTTCTTCTGGAGTTATTGACAGGAAAAAGGCCTGTAGATATGTGCAAGCCGAAGGGGGCTAGGGAGTTGGTCTCATGGGTCATACATATGAAAGGAGAAAACCGTGAAGCCGACGTATTGGACCGTGCAATGTATGAGAAGAAATACGAGATACAAATGATGAAGATGATTGATATTGCTTGTTTGTGCATCAGTGAGTCACCTAAACTGAGACCATTGAGCCATGAACTAGTGCTATGGATTGACACCATTGATACTAGCGGTGAAGCAATAAACTAA
- the LOC100844099 gene encoding defensin Tm-AMP-D1.2 → MALSRRMAASALLLMVLLVATEMGTTKVAEARHCLSQSHKFKGTCVRSGNCANVCKTENFPDGECKTQGLERKCFCKRVC, encoded by the exons ATGGCGCTCTCTCGTCGCATGGCTGCGtccgccctcctcctcatggtcctcctcgtcgccacaG AGATGGGGACGACGAAGGTGGCGGAGGCGAGGCACTGCCTGTCGCAGAGCCACAAGTTCAAGGGCACCTGCGTCCGCAGCGGCAACTGCGCCAACGTGTGCAAGACGGAGAACTTCCCGGACGGCGAGTGCAAGACGCAGGGCCTGGAGCGCAAGTGCTTCTGCAAGAGGGTCTGTTAA
- the LOC104583810 gene encoding uncharacterized protein LOC104583810 encodes MRRLGGAGQRKRERRCAWGRGSMIEVGGTSRSSLSIFSPWLRVMSWSVRRASASACHTARWWRLREPSTVANSSAAGGIDFMISLLTVSQKVLVGLYGSRLGFVTPCDGEISLGPLAFGCHIKLDGRIKHRGRIMVAAF; translated from the exons ATGAGGCGTCTCGGCGGTGCGGGTCAACGGAAAAGAGAGAGGCGCTGCGCGTGGGGTAGGGGGAGCATGATTGAAGTAGGTGGGACATCGAGGAGCTCACTGTCGATTTTCTCGCCGTGGCTTCGTGTCATGTCGTGGTCAGTACGCAGGGCCTCGGCGTCTGCATGTCACACGGCACGGTGGTGGCGGCTGCGCGAACCTTCTACGGTTGCTAATTCGAGCGCAGCGGGCGGAATCGATTTCATGATTTCACTCCTCACG gtatcccagaaggtgcttgttgggttgtatggatcaagactgggatttgtcactccttgtgacggagagatatctctgggccctctcg CGTTTGGCTGCCACATCAAGCTCGATGGGAGGATCAAGCACCGTGGCCGCATAAT GGTTGCGGCTTTCTGA
- the LOC100844598 gene encoding gibberellin 2-beta-dioxygenase 8 gives MPAFAESAAEPPLADSYHALLRRAGADGRNKDAHCTPTVHADHVLPAPDMAVSECELPMIDVGCLTTGGGSAEERAACAAAIAGAAEDWGFFQVVNHGVKQELLEAMRREQTRLFRLPFEAKATAGLLNHSYRWGTPTATSPAQLSWSEAFHVPLAAVSGDPPCNYGQLTTLRDVTQEVATAMSKLANTLARVLAERLGHAGERFPEGCDERTCFLRLNRYPPCPLSPDAFGLVPHTDSDFLTVLCQDQVGGLQLMKGSRWLAVKPIPNALIVNIGDLFQAWSNNRYRSVEHKVVTNATTERYSVAYFLCPSYDSPIGACEEPSPYRTFTFGEYRRRVQEDVKKTGKKVGLPGFLL, from the exons ATGCCGGCCTTCGCCGAGAGCGCGGCCGAGCCGCCGCTGGCGGACAGCTACCACGCGCTTCTTCGCcgggccggcgccgacggccggAACAAAGACGCGCACTGTACGCCGACGGTGCATGCCGATCACGTTCTGCCTGCGCCCGATATGGCAGTGTCGGAGTGCGAGCTCCCGATGATCGACGTCGGGTGCCTGACGACGGGTGGCGGCAGCGCGGAGGAGCGGGcggcgtgcgcggcggcgaTCGCGGGCGCGGCCGAGGATTGGGGCTTCTTCCAGGTGGTGAACCACGGCGTGAAGCAGGAGCTCCTGGAGGCGATGCGGCGGGAGCAGACGCGGCTCTTCCGCCTGCCGTTCGAGGCCAAGGCCACGGCCGGCCTGCTCAACCACTCCTACCGCTGGGGCACCCCGACCGCCACGTCGCCCGCCCAGCTGTCCTGGTCCGAGGCCTTCCACGTTCCACTCGCTGCCGTCTCCGGCGACCCGCCCTGCAACTACGGCCAACTCACCACCCTCAG GGATGTGACGCAGGAGGTGGCGACGGCGATGTCAAAGCTGGCCAACACGCTGGCGCGCGTGCTGGCTGAGAGGCTGGGTCACGCGGGGGAGCGGTTCCCGGAGGGTTGCGACGAGAGGACGTGCTTCCTCCGGCTCAACAGGTACCCGCCGTGCCCGCTCTCGCCGGACGCCTTCGGACTCGTGCCCCACACGGACAGCGACTTCCTCACCGTGCTCTGCCAGGACCAAGTCGGCGGCCTGCAGCTCATGAAGGGCTCCCGCTGGCTCGCCGTCAAGCCCATCCCCAACGCTCTCATCGTCAACATCGGTGACCTCTTCCAG GCATGGAGCAACAATCGATACAGGAGCGTGGAGCACAAAGTGGTAACCAACGCGACGACAGAGAGGTACTCCGTGGCATACTTCCTTTGCCCATCGTACGACTCGCCCATCGGCGCCTGCGAGGAGCCTTCCCCTTACAGGACCTTCACATTCGGGGAGTACCGGAGAAGGGTGCAAGAGGACGTCAAGAAGACGGGGAAGAAAGTCGGGCTCCCCGGTTTTCTGCTGTAG